One genomic segment of Panicum virgatum strain AP13 chromosome 2N, P.virgatum_v5, whole genome shotgun sequence includes these proteins:
- the LOC120661470 gene encoding G-type lectin S-receptor-like serine/threonine-protein kinase At2g19130: MEAELKRVYCSPSRPPMPTSSFFFLLLGGIIFLAVSAVARDTILPGEGIYGNQTLVSRNGVFELGFFSPGADIYHFLGVRLRNTPASAGTTTFWFGDRVYITDLPGAALELFGARLYIMEGGSSLWWSSVPAGDDDGPSPAAAAAVLLDSGNLVVVDQANSSWILWQSFYCPGDTLLPGGKLGLDRDAGRNISLTYTKSGHNGSLSVDRSRRNGFVLTTDGQDAIPGTFPDWMVSSQDNGSSLVLNYPRSPDFTEHLQLHLGQVSLRSWSSSSGVWVSRWTFPSDCKSGAFFCGRFGACKSDGKCYCVDGFEPSNPSEWQLGYFVSGCSRSLPLSCETNKGQTLHDDSFVPLDNLQRLPYSSQNHSAGSEQDCREACVSLCYCVAYAYDSGCKLWYHSLYDVSFATRPPYSKVYLRLGSKLRVRKGLQTIGIVSMVIGLAATTCVIVSILALVWRYRRGLLPCRKFQAEGPLAVYPYSEVKRATRNFSDKLGEGGFGCVFRGTMPGSTLVAVKRLKGLGYVDKQFRAEVRTLGVIQHTNLVRLLGFCVKGSTRLLVYEYMTNGSLDSHLFSEDSSLLTWDRRYQIALGIAKGLAYLHEGCEDCIIHCDIKPENILLDAELCAKIADFGMAKLLGREFNSALTTIRGTMGYLAPEWISGQRITRKADVYSFGIVLLEIISGRRSTMRLRSGSHRYFPLYAAAQLQEGNVLCLLDHRLGGNANVEELDVACRVACWCIQDEGDRPSMGQVVRMLEGVLNPEIPPVPSSFMDLVEGENSSA, translated from the coding sequence ATGGAGGCAGAACTGAAGCGTGTTTACTGCTCGCCGTCCCGGCCACCCATGCcgacctcctccttcttcttcctcctgctgGGCGGCATCATCTTCCTTGCGGTGTCTGCCGTGGCCAGGGACACCATTCTCCCCGGGGAGGGCATCTACGGCAACCAGACGCTGGTCTCCAGGAACGGCGTGTTCGAGCTGGGCTTCTTCTCCCCGGGCGCGGACATATACCACTTCCTGGGCGTCAGGCTCAGGaacacgccggcgagcgccggcACCACCACGTTCTGGTTCGGGGACAGGGTCTACATCACCGACCTGCCCGGCGCGGCGCTGGAGCTCTTCGGCGCCCGCCTGTACATCATGGAGGGCGGGAGCAGCCTCTGGTGGTCGAGCGTGCCGgcgggcgacgacgacggcccctcgccggcggccgccgccgcggtcctcCTCGACAGCGGCAATCTGGTGGTGGTGGACCAGGCCAACTCCTCGTGGATCCTGTGGCAAAGCTTCTACTGCCCCGGCGACACGCTGCTCCCCGGCGGGAAGCTCGGGCTCGACAGGGACGCCGGGAGGAACATCTCGCTGACGTACACCAAGTCAGGGCACAACGGCAGCCTCAGCGTCGATCGGAGCAGGAGGAACGGGTTCGTGCTCACCACCGACGGGCAGGACGCCATTCCGGGGACCTTCCCGGACTGGATGGTGTCATCTCAAGATAATGGCAGCTCGCTGGTGCTGAACTATCCTCGGAGCCCTGATTTCACCGAGCACTTGCAGCTCCATCTGGGGCAAGTGAGCCTACGGAGCTGGTCAAGTTCCAGTGGTGTCTGGGTGTCTCGCTGGACCTTCCCTTCTGACTGCAAATCAGGTGCCTTCTTCTGCGGTCGCTTCGGCGCCTGCAAGAGCGACGGCAAATGCTACTGCGTCGACGGATtcgagccctcgaacccctCCGAGTGGCAGCTTGGATACTTTGTGAGCGGCTGCTCCAGATCTCTTCCACTGAGCTGCGAGACAAACAAAGGCCAGACACTGCATGATGACTCGTTTGTTCCGTTAGACAATCTGCAAAGGCTCCCTTACAGCTCTCAGAACCACTCAGCAGGAAGTGAACAAGACTGCAGAGAAGCCTGTGTGAGCCTATGCTACTGCGTCGCATACGCCTATGACTCTGGATGCAAGCTATGGTACCACAGCCTGTACGATGTAAGTTTTGCTACTAGACCTCCATACAGCAAGGTTTATCTTCGTTTGGGTTCTAAGCTCAGGGTCAGAAAGGGCTTGCAGACAATCGGTATTGTATCCATGGTGATCGGGTTGGCAGCAACTACTTGTGTGATAGTATCGATACTAGCACTTGTGTGGAGATACAGGAGAGGTCTGTTACCTTGCAGAAAGTTCCAAGCAGAAGGTCCTCTTGCTGTGTACCCCTATTCAGAGGTGAAGAGAGCTACAAGGAATTTCTCCGATAAGCTCGGCGAGGGAGGTTTCGGCTGTGTTTTCAGGGGAACGATGCCAGGATCAACTCTTGTCGCCGTGAAGCGTCTCAAAGGCCTTGGGTATGTGGATAAGCAGTTCAGGGCAGAGGTGCGCACACTTGGAGTGATTCAGCACACTAACCTCGTCCGCCTTCTGGGATTTTGTGTCAAAGGGAGTACAAGGTTGCTGGTCTACGAGTACATGACCAATGGTTCCTTGGATTCACACCTGTTTTCAGAAGACTCTAGCCTGCTGACATGGGATCGTCGTTACCAGATCGCGCTCGGCATCGCCAAGGGACTGGCCTACCTCCATGAAGGATGTGAAGACTGCATCATCCACTGTGACATCAAGCCTGAAAACATACTACTCGATGCGGAGCTCTGCGCCAAGATCGCCGACTTCGGCATGGCCAAGCTTCTCGGGCGGGAATTCAACTCCGCCCTGACCACCATTCGAGGGACCATGGGCTACCTCGCGCCAGAGTGGATATCAGGGCAGCGGATCACCAGGAAGGCAGATGTTTACAGCTTCGGCATCGTGCTCCTCGAGATAATCTCCGGGAGGAGGAGCACCATGAGGCTGAGATCCGGGAGCCACCGGTATTTCCCTCTCTACGCGGCTGCCCAGTTGCAGGAGGGGAACGTGCTGTGCCTGCTCGATCACAGGCTGGGAGGGAATGCCAACGTCGAGGAGCTCGATGTGGCCTGCAGAGTTGCCTGCTGGTGCATCCAGGACGAGGGCGACAGGCCATCTATGGGCCAAGTTGTTCGTATGCTGGAAGGTGTTCTGAACCCTGAAATTCCACCGGTTCCGTCTTCCTTCATGGACCTTGTTGAGGGAGAGAACAGCAGTGCGTAA